In a genomic window of Sardina pilchardus chromosome 20, fSarPil1.1, whole genome shotgun sequence:
- the LOC134067883 gene encoding probable N-acetyltransferase CML1 isoform X2 codes for MASLQIRRYEDDDEEMVKEIFTMGMSEHVPSSFVHLLKQPLMQMLCVCVFCTLMATSKSVILPILAVTLLLAGGRQLVSYLFNSYIDESMRRDLNKIQETYISSPNSCFWVAESDGRVVATVACLPAEKHPDCLELKRMSVKRSHRGQGIAKALCRTVAEFARSRGYLGVVLYTSVVQTDAQRLYEHVGYQRVRQFVVPEFFAKITNFSLIEYRLDVQPSPQ; via the coding sequence TGATGACGAGGAGATGGTGAAGGAGATCTTCACTATGGGCATGAGCGAACACGTTCCCTCTTCGTTCGTGCACCTGCTCAAGCAGCCACTGATGcagatgttatgtgtgtgtgtgttttgcacgcTAATGGCCACCTCCAAATCGGTCATCCTTCCCATCCTCGCAGTAACGCTGCTCCTGGCCGGTGGTCGACAGCTGGTGTCCTACCTGTTCAACAGCTACATCGACGAGTCCATGCGGCGGGATCTGAACAAAATACAGGAAACCTACATCAGCTCACCAAACTCCTGCTTTTGGGTGGCGGAGAGTGACGGGCGCGTGGTGGCCACAGTGGCATGTCTGCCGGCCGAGAAGCATCCTGATTGTTTGGAGCTCAAGCGCATGTCCGTAAAGCGCTCGCACCGTGGCCAGGGAATCGCCAAAGCGCTGTGTCGCACAGTGGCCGAATTTGCACGTTCTCGCGGCTACCTGGGCGTGGTTCTCTATACATCTGTGGTCCAGACAGACGCTCAACGCCTGTATGAGCACGTTGGTTACCAGAGAGTACGACAGTTTGTTGTTCCGGAGTTCTTTGCCAAAATCACAAACTTCTCCCTAATTGAATACAGACTGGACGTCCAACCTTCACCACAATA